A window of the Parabacteroides merdae ATCC 43184 genome harbors these coding sequences:
- a CDS encoding DUF3836 domain-containing protein, whose translation MKTSILSKSILVLAVMFLCNLAMSAASPREYMYDTKEENGKVISKVIFLNDNGLLNKEVKYEFSYNENGKVSEKKAYRWNKSKDEWVPYYLTTYSYDAETGEINTTYGMWDKKKKSFSLNVQNMVAPATSYNDIFS comes from the coding sequence ATGAAGACTTCGATTTTAAGTAAAAGCATTCTTGTTCTTGCAGTTATGTTCTTGTGTAATCTTGCAATGAGCGCAGCCTCTCCCAGAGAGTACATGTATGATACGAAGGAAGAGAATGGTAAGGTTATTTCAAAAGTCATTTTCTTAAATGACAATGGGCTTTTGAATAAAGAAGTTAAATATGAATTTTCTTACAATGAAAACGGCAAAGTGTCAGAAAAGAAGGCATATCGCTGGAATAAGAGTAAGGATGAGTGGGTTCCCTATTATCTGACGACTTATTCATACGATGCAGAAACAGGGGAAATCAACACCACATACGGAATGTGGGATAAAAAGAAGAAAAGTTTTAGCTTAAATGTCCAGAATATGGTTGCTCCGGCAACAAGTTATAACGACATTTTCTCATAA
- a CDS encoding helix-turn-helix domain-containing protein, with protein sequence MAIIVNLDVMMAKRKITLGDLADRIGITPANLSILKTGKAKAIRFSTLEAICKELDCQPADILEFKEDET encoded by the coding sequence ATGGCTATAATAGTGAATTTGGATGTGATGATGGCAAAAAGAAAGATCACTTTGGGTGATTTGGCCGATCGTATCGGTATTACCCCGGCAAATCTTTCGATCCTAAAGACGGGTAAAGCCAAAGCTATACGCTTTTCTACTCTTGAGGCAATTTGTAAGGAGCTCGATTGCCAACCGGCGGATATACTCGAATTTAAGGAAGATGAAACGTGA
- a CDS encoding DUF2975 domain-containing protein, with product MKKQLNLICVLIFFFVGLSLVPSIYSMGNAFVDGFKEGMSQAEEAHEQGTTNISAGILSPMTLSLWPKSLAATSDKLFNQKDQEWYPASHIKTLVWAKSKDVGIARYVSFLILIGLFFIIKAIIQFYKLINAINHEVIFDWMNVRRLNRIGRNLLISFILTQAYMITNYWEATRLFELEGYEHNFWCDFQPMTLIMGLIALLVGRIFAIGLQMKEEQELTI from the coding sequence ATGAAAAAGCAATTGAATTTAATCTGTGTTTTGATATTTTTCTTTGTCGGTTTGTCTTTGGTTCCGAGCATCTATTCGATGGGTAATGCATTTGTGGACGGTTTCAAAGAAGGAATGTCACAGGCTGAAGAAGCGCATGAGCAGGGAACAACAAACATTAGTGCGGGAATATTAAGCCCGATGACTCTTAGTTTATGGCCGAAATCTTTGGCTGCCACTTCAGATAAGCTATTCAATCAGAAGGATCAGGAGTGGTATCCGGCTTCACATATCAAGACATTGGTCTGGGCGAAATCCAAAGATGTTGGAATTGCAAGATATGTAAGTTTCCTTATACTGATCGGTCTGTTCTTTATTATAAAAGCGATCATCCAATTCTATAAGCTTATCAATGCGATTAATCACGAGGTGATATTCGATTGGATGAATGTACGCCGTTTGAATCGCATCGGACGCAATCTGCTGATCTCTTTCATACTGACACAAGCTTATATGATAACGAATTACTGGGAGGCAACCCGATTATTCGAGTTGGAAGGTTATGAACATAATTTCTGGTGTGACTTTCAGCCGATGACATTGATAATGGGCCTGATTGCTTTATTGGTAGGTCGTATTTTTGCAATCGGTCTGCAGATGAAAGAGGAACAGGAGTTGACAATTTAA
- the sppA gene encoding signal peptide peptidase SppA, translating into MKQFFKTVFASTLGVLVALGIVTMGSIFFIIGVAASADGSSEYKPDKNTVFKLSLDGVLVDQAVKNPFSELMGESSNQMAVSDVIKAIRRAKANDNIKGIYLEAGSLSTGFAGIEAIRRELEDFKDSGKFIVSYGDYYTQGAYYLCSVADSVFLNPQGSVSLVGLASQGLFFTGLAEKIGVEHYIFKVGTYKSAVEPFFLKKFSDANREQLTSFLGSVWGNLTTAIEKSRNISSDELDRYLNEGLAMGQASNAVDYKLADGLRYRYEVENCVKEMAGQDVKGKLKTAGVDKIVSIKVKEKENKNKIAVLYAEGEIRDEDSSSPFSADEQVISEEMANKLRKLKDDDDVKAVVFRVNSPGGSAYISEQIWKEVVELKAKKPIVVSMGNYAASGGYYISCAANKIVAERTTLTGSIGVFGVVRNFTGTFDKVGVTTDIVKTNTFADLGDISRPMREDEKALIQRGVEQTYDLFLTRCADGRGMTKAEIDSIGQGRVWTGEQALERGLVDQLGGMDDAIKEAATLAELTDYSVIVADGPKDFFTKFMEKQMDEVKVSIAKSVMGEEQFKLFSTIRRAETESGIIARMPFDIKGL; encoded by the coding sequence ATGAAACAATTCTTCAAAACGGTATTTGCATCCACGCTGGGAGTGTTGGTTGCTTTGGGAATCGTAACAATGGGTTCCATTTTTTTCATCATAGGAGTAGCCGCCAGTGCTGACGGTTCTTCCGAGTACAAACCGGATAAGAACACGGTGTTCAAATTGTCTTTGGATGGTGTCTTGGTCGATCAGGCTGTGAAGAATCCTTTTTCGGAACTGATGGGAGAAAGTAGCAATCAAATGGCTGTGTCGGATGTGATCAAAGCGATCCGCCGTGCAAAGGCAAACGATAATATTAAAGGTATTTATCTGGAAGCCGGTTCGCTTTCTACAGGCTTTGCAGGGATTGAGGCGATCCGCCGCGAGTTGGAGGACTTTAAGGATAGCGGTAAGTTTATCGTGTCATACGGCGATTATTATACGCAGGGGGCTTATTACCTGTGTAGCGTAGCTGACTCTGTTTTCCTAAATCCGCAAGGTAGCGTCTCGTTGGTTGGTCTTGCATCACAGGGGTTGTTTTTTACCGGGTTGGCTGAGAAAATCGGAGTGGAACATTATATCTTTAAGGTTGGAACTTATAAGAGTGCCGTAGAACCGTTTTTCCTGAAAAAGTTTAGCGATGCCAATCGTGAACAGTTGACTTCTTTCTTGGGCAGCGTATGGGGGAACTTGACAACCGCTATCGAGAAAAGCCGTAATATCTCTTCCGACGAATTGGATCGTTACCTGAACGAAGGTCTTGCAATGGGCCAGGCTTCCAATGCTGTCGATTATAAATTGGCGGACGGGCTTCGTTATCGGTATGAGGTGGAAAACTGTGTGAAAGAAATGGCCGGACAGGATGTGAAGGGCAAGCTGAAAACTGCCGGAGTGGACAAAATTGTCTCTATCAAAGTAAAAGAAAAAGAGAACAAGAATAAGATCGCTGTCTTGTATGCGGAAGGTGAAATCCGAGACGAAGATTCTTCTTCTCCTTTCAGTGCCGACGAACAGGTGATTTCAGAAGAAATGGCAAATAAATTGCGCAAGCTGAAAGATGACGATGATGTAAAAGCCGTAGTCTTTCGTGTGAACTCTCCGGGCGGTAGCGCTTATATCTCCGAACAGATATGGAAAGAAGTGGTCGAGCTGAAAGCTAAGAAGCCGATCGTTGTTTCGATGGGTAACTATGCTGCTTCCGGTGGCTATTACATCTCTTGTGCCGCAAACAAGATTGTCGCCGAACGTACGACTTTGACAGGTTCAATCGGTGTATTCGGTGTCGTCCGTAATTTTACCGGAACATTTGATAAGGTAGGTGTAACTACGGATATCGTAAAGACAAATACATTCGCTGATTTGGGGGACATCAGTCGTCCGATGCGTGAAGATGAAAAGGCGTTGATCCAGCGTGGTGTAGAACAAACATATGATTTATTCCTGACTCGTTGCGCAGATGGCCGCGGCATGACAAAAGCTGAGATCGATTCGATCGGACAAGGACGTGTATGGACAGGCGAACAGGCATTGGAAAGAGGTTTGGTCGACCAGTTGGGCGGCATGGATGATGCGATCAAAGAGGCTGCGACTTTAGCGGAATTGACTGATTATTCTGTAATAGTAGCAGATGGCCCGAAAGATTTCTTTACCAAATTCATGGAGAAGCAGATGGATGAAGTAAAAGTCTCCATCGCCAAATCTGTAATGGGCGAAGAGCAATTCAAACTGTTCTCAACGATCCGCCGGGCTGAAACGGAATCCGGTATTATTGCCCGTATGCCGTTTGATATAAAAGGTTTATAA
- a CDS encoding DUF2461 domain-containing protein, with protein MNAEIIQFLTELRQNNNREWFQANKSRYDSLRKGFIDEVQQLIDRIALFDPEIAGLEAKDCLFRIYRDIRFSPDKTPYKIHFAAYMASCGGRGSERAGYYIHLEPGGCLLSGGVWCPPPALLKALRKDIYENIEDFVAIMEKPAFKKTYPTMEGEVLKRMPAGYPSDFKYDEILRHKDFSVVSYKPDEFFFEPDWMDKAVEDFKLLYPFNQFLNYTVDEYLGRV; from the coding sequence ATGAATGCAGAAATAATACAATTCCTGACGGAACTGCGTCAGAACAATAACCGGGAATGGTTTCAGGCCAATAAAAGCCGTTACGATTCCCTTCGCAAGGGTTTTATTGACGAAGTACAACAACTGATTGACCGGATCGCCCTCTTCGATCCGGAAATAGCCGGATTGGAGGCGAAAGATTGCCTGTTCCGCATTTACCGGGATATTCGTTTTTCACCGGACAAGACTCCGTATAAGATTCATTTTGCAGCCTATATGGCTTCCTGTGGCGGACGGGGCAGCGAGCGTGCCGGCTATTATATTCATCTTGAACCGGGTGGCTGCCTGCTTTCGGGAGGTGTTTGGTGTCCGCCGCCTGCCTTGCTGAAAGCACTCCGTAAAGACATTTATGAAAATATAGAAGATTTTGTCGCCATCATGGAAAAGCCGGCTTTCAAGAAGACATATCCGACAATGGAGGGTGAAGTCCTGAAACGTATGCCTGCCGGCTATCCTTCCGATTTCAAATATGACGAAATCCTACGTCACAAAGATTTCAGTGTCGTCTCCTATAAACCGGATGAATTCTTTTTCGAACCGGATTGGATGGATAAGGCCGTTGAAGATTTCAAACTTTTATATCCGTTCAACCAATTCTTGAATTATACGGTGGATGAGTATTTAGGAAGAGTCTGA
- a CDS encoding patatin-like phospholipase family protein: protein MKKYLSLLLICLLAWPGMAGERKKVAVVLGGGGAKGVAHIGVLKVLEEVGIPIDIVAGTSMGAIVGGLYAIGYSPDEIKRMVELQDWDMLLSDKVKRSHLLFPEKEKAERYIVSLPFGLEKKDRVIDGVVKGQNLQNLFSDLTIGYHDSVDFNSFLIPFACVAVDMVSGKDYVFHKGSLPLAMRASMAIPAVFTPVRLDSMVLVDGGLNNNYPVDVALAMGADIVIGVDLATSDLRSYDRLHSPGDIATQIIALHGYDKYERNRDRTDLLFRPDMEPYRSSSFAPAALDTMLHRGEADARRHWNEIMALKRRIGLSDTDTFSIQSRRLAHRPVLPADTFYVRHIRFDGADPRDLNWLHRICALKENSHITLKELRKSMSILVGTNAYAYVNYKLTGESQQDLVLTLQPKSESSVNLGIRFDSEEIIGVLVNATYHKGKRNHSRFAFTGRVGSKISSAMLDYSIERSPLRNFNLSYKFSYNNLDIYEKGDKRFNTTYTHHLAEFAYSDMNWLSFKVKAGLRYEYFNYNSFLYTGSDELYTVKPEGFFSYFASAHLETLDRRYFPNRGVSLEADYSLYTDNFVKYNGSSPFSAIGLKFMTVCPISSRLSLLPAFYGRVLIGGNTAFPFLNAIGGETFGRYLSQQLPFAGINHVEILDNSVVVARLQLRQRIAGNNYITLTGNYGIHNNDFFHLLEGKSLWGGSLGYAYNSIAGPLSATFGMSNRNSHLQFYMNLGFMF, encoded by the coding sequence ATGAAGAAATACCTGTCTCTTTTGCTTATATGCTTGCTTGCCTGGCCTGGGATGGCGGGAGAACGCAAGAAAGTCGCAGTCGTGTTGGGCGGTGGCGGTGCAAAAGGTGTGGCGCATATCGGGGTATTGAAAGTGTTGGAGGAAGTCGGTATACCGATCGATATCGTGGCTGGGACCAGTATGGGGGCGATTGTCGGGGGTTTGTATGCTATCGGTTACAGCCCGGATGAGATCAAAAGAATGGTAGAGTTGCAAGACTGGGATATGTTGTTGAGCGACAAAGTGAAACGTAGTCATCTCCTCTTCCCTGAAAAAGAGAAGGCGGAGCGTTATATAGTCTCTTTACCTTTCGGGTTGGAGAAGAAAGACCGGGTGATCGATGGAGTTGTGAAAGGCCAGAACTTGCAAAACCTCTTTTCGGACCTGACGATCGGTTATCACGATTCGGTCGATTTTAATTCTTTTCTGATCCCGTTTGCTTGTGTGGCGGTCGATATGGTTAGTGGTAAAGACTATGTATTCCACAAAGGCAGCCTTCCGCTTGCCATGCGTGCCAGTATGGCGATTCCGGCGGTGTTTACCCCTGTCCGGCTGGACAGTATGGTGCTTGTCGATGGCGGGTTGAACAATAACTATCCGGTGGATGTCGCACTTGCTATGGGAGCGGATATCGTTATCGGCGTGGATTTGGCAACGAGCGATCTGCGTAGTTACGACCGCCTGCATTCTCCCGGTGACATCGCAACGCAGATCATCGCTTTACATGGCTATGACAAATATGAGCGGAACCGTGACCGGACCGATCTGCTGTTTCGTCCGGATATGGAACCTTACCGTTCTTCCAGTTTTGCTCCTGCAGCTCTTGATACGATGTTACACAGGGGAGAAGCTGATGCTCGCCGTCATTGGAACGAAATCATGGCTTTGAAGCGTAGGATCGGTCTTTCGGATACCGATACCTTTTCTATACAGTCGCGGCGCCTGGCGCATCGTCCTGTTTTGCCTGCTGATACATTCTATGTCCGTCATATTCGTTTCGATGGAGCCGATCCGCGCGACCTGAACTGGTTGCATCGTATCTGTGCGCTAAAGGAGAACAGTCATATTACGTTGAAGGAACTGCGCAAATCCATGTCTATTCTGGTCGGGACAAATGCCTATGCTTATGTAAACTACAAACTGACCGGCGAGAGCCAGCAGGATCTGGTCTTGACCTTGCAGCCTAAATCGGAAAGTTCTGTGAATTTAGGTATACGTTTCGATTCGGAGGAAATCATCGGAGTGTTGGTGAATGCCACCTATCATAAGGGGAAACGGAATCATTCCCGTTTTGCTTTTACCGGGCGTGTGGGGAGTAAGATATCTTCTGCTATGCTGGATTACTCGATAGAACGTTCTCCGCTGCGCAATTTCAATTTGTCGTATAAGTTCAGCTATAATAATTTGGACATTTATGAGAAGGGAGATAAACGGTTTAACACCACCTATACACACCATCTTGCAGAATTCGCTTATTCGGATATGAACTGGTTGAGCTTTAAGGTGAAGGCCGGACTGCGTTATGAATATTTTAATTATAATTCCTTTCTTTACACAGGGAGTGATGAATTGTATACTGTGAAACCGGAGGGCTTTTTTAGTTATTTCGCATCGGCACATCTCGAAACATTGGACCGGCGGTATTTCCCAAATAGGGGAGTTTCTTTGGAGGCGGACTATTCACTCTATACGGACAACTTTGTGAAATATAACGGTAGCTCTCCTTTCTCGGCTATCGGCTTGAAGTTTATGACGGTTTGTCCCATTAGTTCACGTTTGAGTTTGTTGCCTGCGTTTTACGGGCGTGTCCTGATCGGGGGAAATACGGCTTTTCCGTTCTTAAATGCGATCGGTGGGGAGACGTTCGGACGTTATTTGTCTCAGCAATTGCCTTTTGCCGGGATCAATCATGTGGAAATCCTGGATAATTCGGTCGTGGTGGCTCGCCTCCAGCTCCGGCAACGTATTGCGGGGAACAATTATATCACGCTGACCGGCAACTATGGCATTCATAACAACGATTTTTTTCATCTGCTGGAGGGGAAAAGCCTTTGGGGAGGCAGCCTGGGATATGCCTATAACAGTATTGCCGGTCCTTTGAGTGCAACGTTCGGCATGTCCAACCGTAATTCGCATTTGCAGTTTTATATGAATTTGGGATTTATGTTTTAA
- a CDS encoding 6-bladed beta-propeller, whose protein sequence is MEYRKVFLLSVVVFLSACAGKNVEQPVTVEFEPVESEYPITIPFEAGVGVEREIKLSDIADSVQYVPLETNDKCLIDFINSGKVVKTGKYWFVSSNTRLYQYTTDGKFVRNIGSRGGGPGQFNYFQQIDVNEDTGLIFMLTTSGKINVYEMETGKFLYDIKIPDKETAQFAMLNDTLVATFMLNSSGQQKERIYISSQKENILNTFYRSDLFEVKSGTRWLMMSGIDRYMFRYKDLICYKEFYNDTLFVVTEKELQPRYIFDLGKYSIPIDCRMEACDGDWKTYNTIAAPYIRNQVIETDSLLFMPYNYWAGEKQRERHMVLYDKKAKECFSVPGGYIKNDFPGALPLRPATSLDRNTLVSVWEAGDIMKEAEKNPGVLEHPQLKKLTEDDNPVLMVVYMK, encoded by the coding sequence ATGGAATATAGAAAAGTATTTCTGTTGAGTGTAGTCGTGTTTCTTTCGGCTTGTGCGGGAAAGAATGTCGAACAACCGGTAACTGTCGAATTCGAACCTGTGGAGTCGGAGTATCCGATAACCATTCCGTTCGAGGCAGGAGTCGGTGTCGAGCGGGAGATTAAGTTGAGCGATATTGCCGATTCCGTACAGTATGTTCCGTTGGAAACGAATGATAAGTGCCTGATCGATTTTATAAATTCGGGGAAGGTGGTAAAGACCGGTAAATATTGGTTTGTTTCCAGTAATACGAGGTTGTATCAGTATACGACGGATGGAAAGTTTGTCAGGAACATCGGTTCGAGGGGTGGTGGTCCCGGACAATTCAACTATTTCCAACAGATAGATGTGAACGAGGATACGGGATTGATCTTTATGCTGACAACTTCCGGGAAGATCAATGTCTATGAGATGGAAACCGGAAAATTCCTTTATGACATAAAGATACCGGATAAGGAAACGGCACAATTTGCCATGTTGAATGATACCTTGGTGGCGACCTTCATGTTGAATAGCAGTGGGCAACAAAAAGAACGTATCTATATCTCCAGCCAAAAAGAGAATATATTGAATACCTTTTATCGTTCGGACCTGTTTGAAGTCAAAAGCGGAACTAGGTGGCTGATGATGAGTGGCATAGACAGATACATGTTCCGCTATAAAGATTTGATTTGCTACAAAGAGTTTTACAATGATACTTTGTTCGTTGTGACGGAAAAGGAGCTCCAACCCCGTTATATCTTCGATTTAGGCAAATATTCCATCCCCATTGACTGTCGCATGGAAGCCTGCGATGGTGACTGGAAGACCTACAACACGATTGCTGCTCCATATATCCGCAACCAGGTGATAGAAACCGATTCATTGCTTTTTATGCCTTATAATTATTGGGCGGGAGAAAAACAACGGGAGCGTCATATGGTGCTTTACGACAAAAAAGCAAAGGAATGTTTTTCCGTTCCGGGAGGTTATATCAAGAACGACTTCCCCGGTGCTTTGCCTTTGCGTCCGGCGACTTCTTTGGACCGGAACACTCTGGTCTCTGTCTGGGAGGCCGGTGATATTATGAAAGAAGCAGAAAAGAATCCGGGAGTCCTGGAACATCCCCAATTGAAAAAATTGACAGAAGATGATAATCCGGTATTGATGGTCGTTTATATGAAATAA
- a CDS encoding tetratricopeptide repeat protein, giving the protein MKCKFSLLLFLCVLSLWGQAQSLNLQELVNKKQFQEVVARADSLTPADSADYATMSAIGQAYEGLLRYKEAYQCFSHCLKMDTNNVDALNAVARNAINFGRIAEAKQCYRKVLGTDSMNFYANYQLARLYYQLGDYGRATEHYHILASIEGENPSILTGLADCHIKRGTGPNTMIALSLYARALELNPENVRVASSLINTLLRMGDGQGALQVCDTALFYNPDNSQIRQSKGMALYMTKDYKQADSVYTGLLADGDSSFLNLKYAGAARYMSSHALDGVELLEKAYEIDSTDVETVMLYGASLGKTYDRKRAYELFDLAETNMQPKKFLVNMLTTFRGDALERDGRWPEAEKLYYAAWKEDPTQLHFLYKISTQYWDVDPGLFQQEEKLQKTIFSRYTYLTAYMKTDKSQKYLYNYRPFLEAVCEDAFFRNADEVTMLAPDGKKTKLAVADLRALVAQLPQMPEDERLRREKMQEHIKKAREKEKELRKSGAKLDTLALSKEEKEKARKMLKDADLE; this is encoded by the coding sequence ATGAAATGTAAGTTTTCTCTATTACTGTTTCTTTGCGTACTGTCCCTTTGGGGACAGGCGCAGAGTCTTAATCTTCAGGAATTGGTCAATAAAAAACAATTTCAGGAAGTTGTAGCACGTGCGGATAGTCTTACTCCTGCCGATTCAGCCGATTATGCTACAATGTCGGCAATCGGGCAGGCGTATGAGGGGCTGTTACGCTATAAGGAGGCCTATCAGTGTTTTTCTCATTGCTTGAAGATGGATACGAACAATGTGGATGCATTGAATGCCGTTGCCAGGAATGCGATCAATTTCGGAAGGATAGCGGAAGCTAAACAATGTTATCGTAAAGTATTGGGAACCGACAGCATGAATTTCTATGCCAACTATCAGTTGGCGCGTCTCTATTATCAGTTGGGAGATTATGGTCGAGCGACGGAACACTATCATATACTTGCTTCCATCGAAGGTGAAAATCCTTCTATCCTGACCGGGCTGGCTGATTGCCATATTAAAAGAGGGACCGGTCCTAATACGATGATCGCCCTTTCTTTGTATGCCCGTGCTTTGGAGCTGAACCCGGAAAATGTGCGTGTGGCATCTTCTCTGATAAATACGTTATTGCGGATGGGGGACGGACAGGGAGCTTTGCAGGTGTGCGATACCGCCTTGTTCTATAATCCGGATAACAGCCAGATACGGCAGAGTAAAGGGATGGCTCTCTATATGACGAAAGATTATAAGCAGGCTGATTCAGTCTATACCGGTCTATTGGCCGATGGCGATTCTTCTTTTTTGAATCTTAAATATGCGGGGGCGGCCCGCTATATGTCCAGTCATGCACTTGATGGGGTCGAGCTGCTGGAGAAGGCCTATGAAATAGATTCGACGGATGTGGAAACAGTCATGTTGTATGGCGCTTCCCTGGGAAAAACATACGACCGTAAACGGGCTTATGAGCTTTTCGATCTGGCGGAAACGAATATGCAGCCGAAAAAATTCCTAGTTAATATGTTGACGACCTTCCGAGGTGATGCCTTGGAAAGGGACGGCCGTTGGCCCGAAGCGGAAAAGCTGTATTATGCCGCATGGAAGGAAGACCCAACCCAGTTGCACTTCCTGTATAAGATCAGTACACAATACTGGGATGTCGATCCGGGACTCTTTCAGCAGGAGGAAAAATTGCAAAAGACGATTTTCAGTAGATACACTTACCTGACAGCCTATATGAAGACAGACAAGTCGCAAAAGTATCTTTATAATTACCGCCCTTTCTTGGAAGCGGTTTGTGAAGATGCCTTTTTCCGGAATGCCGATGAAGTGACGATGTTGGCTCCCGATGGGAAGAAGACGAAGTTGGCTGTCGCTGATCTGCGTGCCTTGGTCGCCCAACTGCCGCAGATGCCGGAAGATGAACGTTTGAGGCGCGAGAAGATGCAGGAACATATTAAAAAAGCCAGAGAAAAAGAAAAGGAATTGCGTAAAAGCGGTGCTAAACTCGATACGCTCGCCCTGAGTAAGGAAGAAAAAGAGAAAGCACGGAAAATGTTGAAAGACGCCGACTTGGAATAG
- a CDS encoding M56 family metallopeptidase has protein sequence MTPEFAYFLKVNVAFILLYAFYRLFFYKDTFFKLRRTILLAFFGVSLLYPLMNIQDWIREQGPIVEVIQMYSAILPETTITPGNVPQTNWHDLLLPGISYLYWSGVIALSFRFLVQLSSILLLARRSEVTLIRNVRVHLLNKPAGPFSFFRLVFLHPDSHSEKEIDEILVHECTHVSQWHSIDVIICELVCIICWVNPFVWLLKREVRHNLEYLADDTVLESGYDSRSYQYHLLGLAHTNRSVTSLSNNFNMLHLKNRISMMNKKRSRSIGRTKYLIFIPVVGTLLILSNVDALARITDELTESTFADVLLPEAILPFPFVGDASPAEKREEYVLSEEGIEAARRARNQVFTVVEVMPEFPGGQGALLKFLATNVRYPESAVKNGIEGRVSCSFVVGKDGAISEAEVIRGVSPELNEEALRVINSMPVWSPGKQRGKVVNVKYTVPVTFRLSGGKKKASSRIVQRQIKEVDTSGRVFTVVQQMPEFPGGQASLLKYLATRIKYPAIAQENGIQGRVSCSFVVDTDGSLKNIEVIRGIDPSLDREAVRVIREMPKWNPGVQNNMAVAVKYTVPVTFRLQ, from the coding sequence ATGACACCGGAATTTGCCTACTTCTTGAAGGTAAATGTAGCTTTTATACTCCTTTATGCCTTCTACCGGCTGTTCTTTTATAAGGACACCTTCTTTAAACTACGCCGTACCATCTTGTTGGCATTTTTCGGGGTGTCATTGCTTTATCCGCTGATGAATATTCAGGATTGGATCCGGGAGCAGGGGCCGATAGTGGAAGTCATACAAATGTATTCAGCCATTTTGCCCGAAACGACAATAACCCCCGGCAATGTTCCCCAAACAAATTGGCATGATTTGTTACTTCCCGGTATTTCTTATCTTTATTGGAGCGGTGTAATTGCCTTATCGTTCCGTTTTTTAGTGCAGTTGAGCAGCATCTTGTTACTGGCACGGCGGTCGGAAGTGACTTTGATCCGTAACGTACGTGTACATCTGTTGAATAAACCGGCCGGTCCTTTTTCTTTTTTCCGGCTGGTATTTCTGCATCCCGACAGCCATTCCGAGAAAGAGATCGATGAGATTTTGGTACACGAGTGTACGCATGTCAGCCAGTGGCATTCGATTGACGTGATTATTTGCGAATTGGTTTGTATCATCTGTTGGGTGAATCCGTTTGTCTGGCTGTTGAAAAGAGAGGTACGTCATAATCTGGAATATTTGGCGGATGATACGGTACTTGAATCGGGCTATGACAGTCGTAGCTACCAATATCACCTTTTGGGGTTGGCACATACCAATAGATCGGTGACCTCTTTATCTAATAACTTTAATATGCTGCATCTGAAAAATCGGATCAGCATGATGAATAAGAAACGTTCCCGGAGCATAGGGAGGACGAAATACCTGATTTTTATACCGGTTGTGGGCACCTTGCTGATTTTGAGCAATGTCGATGCATTGGCCCGGATCACGGACGAACTGACGGAAAGCACGTTTGCCGATGTCTTACTACCGGAGGCTATCTTGCCGTTCCCTTTTGTCGGTGATGCTTCTCCTGCTGAAAAACGTGAGGAGTATGTGCTATCGGAGGAAGGAATTGAGGCTGCCAGACGTGCCCGTAACCAGGTGTTTACCGTTGTGGAGGTAATGCCGGAATTCCCTGGCGGACAGGGTGCTCTGCTGAAATTCCTGGCGACGAATGTCAGATACCCGGAATCGGCCGTTAAAAATGGTATAGAGGGACGGGTTAGCTGTTCTTTCGTTGTTGGAAAAGACGGGGCTATCTCGGAGGCAGAAGTGATTCGTGGGGTAAGTCCGGAACTGAATGAGGAGGCTTTGCGTGTGATAAACTCCATGCCGGTATGGTCGCCTGGAAAACAGCGGGGCAAAGTGGTTAATGTCAAATATACGGTACCGGTAACTTTCCGGCTTTCCGGTGGAAAGAAAAAAGCATCCTCTCGTATCGTGCAGAGGCAGATTAAAGAAGTCGATACGTCCGGTCGTGTCTTTACGGTAGTGCAACAGATGCCGGAATTTCCGGGTGGACAGGCTTCGTTGTTGAAATATCTGGCAACACGTATAAAATATCCGGCTATTGCTCAGGAGAATGGAATACAAGGACGTGTCTCTTGCTCTTTCGTTGTCGACACGGATGGAAGTTTGAAAAATATTGAAGTGATCCGTGGAATCGATCCTTCGCTGGACAGGGAGGCTGTCCGGGTGATCCGGGAAATGCCGAAATGGAATCCTGGCGTACAAAACAATATGGCTGTAGCCGTAAAATATACGGTTCCGGTTACTTTCCGTTTGCAGTAA